A genome region from Proteus vulgaris includes the following:
- the narX gene encoding nitrate/nitrite two-component system sensor histidine kinase NarX — protein sequence MSTHKIQWHYRFSIINQIAILMLLFTLLGVVGMAISNHIILSVQGNAHAINKSGSLRMQSYRLLSALPLDEQHRYYLHELETDLDSVELLQVLSNQSLQSQYAQLNTYWKDILKPTLLYAQQRDDAKQEVVLFVAQLDKLVLSIDQLTEQKIRLVAYTQLIFTALTLLLLFGSVWHFRHRLLHPWQQLMTMANSIGHGDFSARFHQRTHHDEIATLGIALNTMSEELSTLYSELEQRVVEKTYDLQQKNKVLSYLYHSSQQLHSPAPLCARLKQILFELQQIIPDTYFQIRLYEDNHHTLFNEISLEPQPRAEHCPAPQCERCEDNTSITPSLNSELLHWELADQIHRYGLFVMQLPEHTVLTDEQNNLMLLLTKQISAMLAMEQQNEQQQQLLLMDERSAIARELHDSIAQSLSCLKMQVSYLQMQSETLPENCQKLLKEMREELNVAYRQLRELLTTFRLKLTEPGLLAALENTLTEFNQRLGFSIQFDYQLPAKCVNSHQSIHVVQIVREALNNILQHANANWAEVSLSLNHGMVELKINDNGEGISPEPEKLNHYGLIIMRERANSLNGSYTIKVREQGGTQVFVKFPLITTHKDPV from the coding sequence ATGAGTACACATAAAATCCAATGGCACTACCGTTTTTCAATTATTAACCAGATAGCGATTTTGATGTTACTTTTCACGCTATTGGGTGTGGTGGGAATGGCGATTTCTAACCATATTATTTTGAGTGTGCAAGGTAATGCTCATGCCATTAATAAATCAGGATCGCTGCGAATGCAAAGCTATCGCTTGCTATCAGCGTTACCTCTAGATGAACAGCATCGTTATTATCTTCATGAATTAGAAACTGACTTAGACAGTGTGGAGTTACTTCAAGTCCTAAGTAATCAATCGCTACAATCACAATATGCTCAATTAAATACTTACTGGAAAGATATCTTAAAACCGACCTTGCTCTATGCACAACAACGAGATGATGCAAAACAAGAGGTTGTCTTATTTGTTGCACAGCTAGATAAACTCGTATTAAGTATTGACCAACTCACAGAGCAAAAAATTAGGCTGGTGGCTTATACTCAGCTTATTTTCACTGCACTTACACTGTTATTGCTGTTTGGCTCTGTTTGGCATTTCCGTCACCGGTTATTACATCCTTGGCAACAACTTATGACAATGGCTAATTCGATTGGTCATGGTGATTTTTCAGCACGTTTCCACCAACGAACACACCATGATGAAATTGCCACATTGGGTATTGCACTCAATACTATGTCAGAAGAACTTTCTACGCTGTATAGCGAATTAGAACAAAGAGTGGTTGAAAAAACTTACGACTTACAACAGAAAAATAAAGTGCTCTCTTATCTCTATCATTCAAGCCAACAATTACACTCTCCTGCACCACTTTGTGCCCGATTAAAACAGATATTATTTGAGCTTCAACAAATCATTCCCGATACTTATTTTCAGATACGTTTATATGAAGATAATCATCACACACTGTTTAATGAAATTAGTTTAGAGCCTCAACCACGCGCCGAACATTGCCCTGCTCCACAATGTGAACGTTGTGAAGATAATACGTCAATAACGCCTTCATTAAATAGTGAGTTATTACATTGGGAATTAGCGGATCAAATCCATCGTTATGGATTATTTGTTATGCAGTTACCTGAACATACTGTGTTAACTGACGAACAAAATAATTTGATGCTCTTACTGACAAAACAGATCTCAGCAATGCTGGCAATGGAACAACAAAACGAGCAACAACAGCAGCTTTTGTTAATGGATGAACGTTCGGCAATTGCTCGTGAATTACATGACTCTATTGCTCAATCGCTTTCTTGTTTAAAAATGCAAGTTAGCTATTTACAAATGCAGTCAGAAACCTTACCGGAAAATTGCCAAAAACTCCTTAAAGAGATGCGAGAAGAGCTGAATGTGGCTTATCGTCAATTAAGAGAACTGTTAACGACATTTCGCTTAAAACTCACTGAGCCAGGATTACTTGCAGCGCTAGAAAATACACTGACTGAATTTAATCAGCGCCTTGGTTTCTCCATTCAATTTGACTATCAATTACCTGCAAAATGTGTGAATTCACATCAAAGTATTCATGTTGTACAAATCGTCCGTGAAGCATTAAATAATATTTTACAACATGCCAATGCTAATTGGGCTGAAGTCTCTTTATCTCTAAATCATGGCATGGTTGAACTAAAAATTAATGATAATGGTGAGGGAATTAGCCCAGAACCTGAAAAATTAAATCACTATGGCCTTATTATTATGCGTGAACGCGCGAATAGCTTAAATGGTTCTTATACAATAAAAGTACGTGAACAGGGCGGTACTCAAGTATTTGTTAAATTTCCATTAATAACTACTCATAAAGACCCTGTCTAA
- a CDS encoding sulfite exporter TauE/SafE family protein, with translation MLLVTQLLIGAAIGLVITTTGVGGGVILLPVLIYLFGMNALAAVATANLLSMLMKLSSSYIHFRLGNIPLKPALLILGIMFPVTFLASYGVTWLGSQPQYYDRVEFAINILMIVAIVFSLILFLQRMIRRTAISDPLIVLPPPSSVTFSSLFVPGVSAGFVLGATGVGGGLVVLPVLMRFAQMGIKEAVGTSIFITTILSGGSAIAYSAGGYTDIHTAIILCLGSLFSIPLARYLLVHLSERFFQYLTLSFILISIIMMSWKLIN, from the coding sequence ATGTTGCTTGTAACACAACTGCTTATTGGTGCTGCAATAGGGTTAGTTATTACAACGACCGGTGTAGGTGGCGGTGTTATTTTATTACCTGTTCTTATCTATCTTTTTGGTATGAATGCATTAGCTGCGGTTGCAACCGCTAATTTACTCTCAATGCTAATGAAGCTCTCATCTTCTTATATTCATTTTCGGTTAGGCAATATTCCATTAAAACCCGCCCTATTGATCTTAGGTATAATGTTTCCAGTAACATTTTTAGCGAGTTATGGTGTGACATGGTTGGGATCACAACCTCAATATTATGATCGTGTTGAATTTGCCATTAATATTTTAATGATCGTTGCTATCGTATTTTCATTGATCTTGTTTTTACAGAGAATGATAAGAAGAACAGCCATTTCAGATCCTTTGATTGTTTTACCACCACCTTCTTCAGTGACTTTTTCTTCTTTATTTGTGCCAGGAGTCAGCGCAGGGTTTGTACTTGGTGCAACCGGTGTAGGAGGAGGATTAGTGGTTCTGCCTGTATTAATGCGTTTTGCACAAATGGGTATTAAAGAGGCGGTCGGCACTTCTATTTTTATTACTACAATCCTCTCTGGTGGCTCTGCTATCGCTTATAGTGCTGGGGGTTATACTGATATTCACACGGCAATTATTCTTTGCTTAGGCTCCTTATTTTCTATTCCATTAGCACGTTATTTACTTGTGCATTTATCAGAGCGTTTCTTCCAGTATTTAACACTGTCTTTTATTCTGATCAGCATCATTATGATGAGTTGGAAGTTAATAAATTAA
- a CDS encoding PACE efflux transporter, producing MQGIKRKIVYVTAYEIFGWVISSVGLALLADSSTAVTGPLALVITTIAVSWNFIYNCLFEFWESRQVSRIRTFRRRLAHAIGFQLTLVLYLIPLIAWWLNVSLWQAFVMDFALIIIIPCYTFVYNWVFDKVFGLPKSALPENAPVA from the coding sequence ATGCAAGGTATCAAACGAAAAATTGTCTACGTGACAGCTTATGAAATTTTTGGCTGGGTTATTTCTTCAGTTGGGCTTGCACTTTTGGCTGATAGTTCAACCGCAGTAACGGGACCATTAGCGCTTGTGATCACAACCATCGCGGTGAGTTGGAATTTTATTTATAACTGCCTATTTGAATTTTGGGAAAGTCGGCAAGTTTCAAGGATCCGAACTTTTAGACGCCGTCTAGCACATGCGATTGGATTTCAGCTCACGCTGGTGCTCTATTTGATTCCATTAATTGCATGGTGGTTAAATGTTTCGTTATGGCAAGCATTCGTTATGGACTTTGCGCTGATCATCATCATCCCTTGTTATACCTTCGTTTATAACTGGGTATTTGATAAAGTGTTTGGCTTACCAAAATCTGCATTACCTGAGAATGCGCCCGTGGCCTAA
- the narL gene encoding two-component system response regulator NarL yields MGSPTEKATILLIDDHPMLRNGVKQLLSLDTTLTVVGEAGDGIQGVKLAEELDPDLILLDLNMPGMNGFETLDQLRLKSLSGRIVVFSVSNYSDDLVTALRRGADGYLLKDMEPEELLAALKQAAAGKMVVSPALTPILAESLREDRSEGERDIEQLTPRERDILKLIAQGLSNKMIARKLDITESTVKVHVKHLLKKMKLKSRVEVAVWVHQQRVD; encoded by the coding sequence ATGGGATCCCCCACAGAAAAAGCGACAATTTTACTCATTGATGATCACCCGATGCTACGCAATGGTGTAAAACAACTTTTAAGTCTTGATACAACACTCACTGTCGTTGGGGAAGCAGGAGATGGTATTCAAGGTGTGAAACTCGCTGAAGAGTTAGATCCTGATTTAATCTTACTCGATCTGAATATGCCTGGAATGAATGGTTTTGAAACACTTGATCAACTGCGATTAAAGTCGTTATCAGGTCGGATCGTGGTTTTCAGCGTATCAAATTATAGTGATGATTTAGTCACAGCATTAAGACGTGGTGCTGATGGGTATCTTTTAAAAGATATGGAGCCTGAAGAATTACTTGCCGCTCTAAAACAAGCAGCCGCTGGAAAAATGGTTGTCAGCCCTGCATTAACCCCTATTTTAGCTGAATCATTACGTGAAGATCGTTCTGAAGGTGAGCGTGATATTGAACAACTCACCCCGCGTGAACGTGATATTTTAAAGCTGATTGCACAAGGCTTATCAAATAAAATGATCGCACGTAAGCTTGATATCACAGAAAGTACGGTCAAAGTGCATGTAAAACATCTATTGAAAAAGATGAAGCTAAAATCTCGTGTTGAAGTCGCTGTTTGGGTTCATCAACAACGCGTTGATTAA
- a CDS encoding LysR family transcriptional regulator, translating to MQFSSEHIAIFLAVMDKGSFSAAARSLKRVPSAVSMAIANMEAELGYALFERSSREPQPTEKAKALEPHARMIAEQLKLLQVHAQELSMDLESVLNIGVAADINPDYLLPALSELTQRYPLLNVNVITAAQDDIIEMLHSHKIQLSLVYGGLYVNGDEQFQYLGSESLVATISASHIALAHPASVFIEDLVNVRQIMIASHTKELRDERSLVATNYWQTDSFQMALGMVEAGMGWGNLPYSLIYTQLQKGKLKQLQFKNTKNELRLPIHAMWLKGESLQKGAKELVELMSTHQPIVPNFN from the coding sequence ATGCAGTTCTCAAGTGAACATATTGCGATATTTTTAGCTGTGATGGATAAAGGATCCTTCTCTGCGGCTGCACGTTCATTAAAACGGGTTCCATCAGCAGTCAGTATGGCAATTGCTAATATGGAAGCTGAATTAGGTTACGCGCTTTTTGAGCGTTCATCACGAGAGCCTCAGCCAACTGAAAAAGCCAAAGCACTTGAGCCTCATGCCAGAATGATCGCAGAGCAATTAAAATTATTACAAGTGCATGCACAAGAGCTTTCTATGGATCTTGAAAGTGTTTTAAATATTGGTGTTGCGGCTGATATTAATCCTGATTATTTATTACCTGCGTTATCTGAATTAACGCAACGTTATCCCTTACTTAATGTGAATGTGATAACCGCGGCACAAGATGACATTATTGAGATGTTACATTCACATAAAATTCAATTAAGCCTCGTTTATGGGGGCTTATATGTGAATGGTGATGAGCAATTTCAGTACCTTGGCTCTGAGTCATTGGTGGCAACAATATCAGCAAGTCATATTGCATTAGCACATCCTGCAAGTGTATTTATTGAAGATCTTGTAAATGTGAGGCAAATTATGATCGCCAGTCATACCAAAGAGTTAAGAGATGAACGCTCATTAGTGGCAACAAATTATTGGCAAACTGATAGTTTTCAAATGGCTTTGGGTATGGTTGAAGCGGGAATGGGATGGGGGAATTTACCGTATTCGCTAATTTATACTCAATTGCAAAAAGGTAAATTAAAACAGCTTCAGTTTAAGAATACGAAGAATGAGTTGCGATTACCTATTCATGCTATGTGGCTAAAAGGGGAGTCGTTACAAAAAGGAGCAAAAGAGCTAGTTGAGCTGATGAGTACTCACCAGCCCATTGTGCCTAACTTTAATTAA
- a CDS encoding NarK family nitrate/nitrite MFS transporter, whose translation MALTQHPEKMRKGVIEDWHPEDKAFWEKTGQKIASRNLWISVPCLLLSFCVWMLFSAVAVNLNKVGFNFTTDQLFMLTALPSVSGAILRVPYSFVIPIFGGRRWTAISTVFLIIPCIWLGFAVQDTTTSYSTFIVISLLCGFAGANFASSMANISFFFPKARQGGALGLNGGLGNLGVSVMQLVAPLVIGVGMFAMFSGPGIVQPDGSRLWLENAAWIWVPFLLILTFAAWFGMNDLAANKASLSQQLPVLKRGHLWLLSILYLCSFGSFIGFSAGFAMLSKTQFPDIVILHYAFFGPLLGALARPVGGALSDRFGGIRVTLINFIIMAIFSALLFLTLPENGAGGSFIAFYGVFMVLFLTAGLGSGSTFQMIAVVFRKITVDRMKAQGVSDEAAQKEAVTESAAALGFISAIGAIGGFFIPKAFGTSLAMTGSPAGAMKIFVLFYIACVLITWLVYGRKHNKQ comes from the coding sequence ATGGCACTCACTCAACACCCAGAAAAAATGAGAAAAGGGGTGATCGAAGATTGGCATCCTGAAGATAAAGCTTTTTGGGAAAAGACTGGTCAAAAGATCGCTTCACGCAATTTATGGATTTCTGTTCCTTGTTTACTTTTATCATTCTGCGTATGGATGCTTTTTAGTGCCGTTGCAGTAAATTTGAACAAAGTTGGTTTTAACTTTACCACAGATCAGCTATTTATGCTGACTGCACTGCCTTCAGTATCAGGTGCTATTTTACGTGTTCCTTATTCCTTTGTTATTCCTATTTTTGGTGGTCGTCGTTGGACAGCGATCAGTACCGTATTTCTCATCATTCCTTGTATTTGGCTTGGTTTTGCAGTGCAAGACACCACAACATCTTATTCAACCTTTATTGTGATTTCACTTTTATGTGGCTTTGCCGGTGCAAACTTTGCCTCAAGTATGGCAAACATCAGCTTTTTCTTTCCTAAAGCACGTCAAGGTGGGGCATTAGGATTAAATGGCGGATTAGGCAATCTGGGTGTCAGCGTCATGCAGTTAGTTGCACCATTAGTGATTGGTGTTGGCATGTTTGCGATGTTTAGTGGTCCCGGTATTGTTCAGCCTGATGGTTCACGTTTATGGCTAGAAAATGCTGCATGGATTTGGGTTCCTTTCTTACTTATTCTGACATTTGCGGCTTGGTTTGGTATGAACGACCTTGCGGCTAACAAAGCGTCTTTAAGCCAGCAATTGCCTGTATTAAAACGGGGACATCTCTGGCTATTAAGTATTTTATACCTGTGCTCTTTTGGTTCATTTATTGGTTTTTCTGCGGGTTTTGCCATGCTTTCTAAAACCCAATTCCCCGATATTGTCATTTTGCATTATGCCTTTTTTGGACCTTTATTAGGCGCTTTAGCTCGCCCTGTTGGCGGGGCTTTATCGGATAGATTTGGGGGGATTAGAGTCACACTGATTAACTTTATTATCATGGCAATTTTCTCCGCGCTACTCTTCTTAACACTACCTGAAAACGGTGCTGGTGGCTCGTTTATCGCATTCTATGGCGTCTTTATGGTGTTGTTTTTAACCGCGGGTTTAGGGAGTGGTTCTACATTCCAAATGATTGCAGTGGTATTTAGAAAAATCACAGTTGACCGCATGAAAGCACAAGGTGTTTCAGATGAAGCTGCTCAAAAAGAAGCCGTAACAGAAAGTGCAGCTGCATTGGGTTTTATCTCTGCAATTGGTGCAATTGGTGGTTTCTTTATTCCTAAAGCTTTTGGTACATCACTGGCTATGACTGGCTCTCCTGCCGGTGCCATGAAAATCTTTGTTCTATTTTATATCGCCTGCGTCTTGATCACTTGGTTGGTCTATGGACGTAAACACAATAAACAATAA